A DNA window from Sporosarcina sp. ANT_H38 contains the following coding sequences:
- a CDS encoding carbohydrate ABC transporter permease, whose translation MKSKTLVVNEDSHKKTKLIKKKIEISTVILHLVLILGAAIMIFPFIWSITSSLKSVSQIFIVPPEFLPNPFVWSNYPDSLKAMPFGRAYWNSFYITVLIVGIQLITAAMAAYAFAKIRFPGVNLLFILFLATMMIPKQVTMVPTYMIMSKIGWLDTHLALIVPGALFNAFSVFLLRQFIMGIPNELEEAAVVDGANPLRIFWSVILPLIKPALAAVGIFSFMGTWNNFMEPLIYLSTPDLFTVPLMLNYFKGLYATDWGLMMAGSTISIIPVLIIYIIAQKHIIEGVALTGIKG comes from the coding sequence ATGAAGAGTAAAACGCTTGTTGTAAATGAGGACAGTCACAAGAAAACAAAATTAATTAAAAAGAAGATTGAAATTTCAACAGTTATTCTTCATCTGGTGCTCATTTTAGGGGCAGCTATAATGATTTTCCCTTTTATATGGTCAATAACTAGTTCCTTGAAAAGTGTATCACAAATATTTATTGTACCTCCAGAGTTTCTTCCGAACCCATTTGTTTGGTCTAACTATCCAGACTCCTTGAAGGCAATGCCATTTGGTCGAGCATATTGGAATAGCTTTTATATCACAGTACTCATAGTAGGGATTCAGTTGATAACGGCTGCTATGGCTGCTTATGCCTTTGCAAAAATTCGTTTTCCAGGAGTAAATTTATTATTTATTTTATTTTTAGCAACAATGATGATTCCAAAACAAGTAACTATGGTACCAACCTATATGATAATGAGTAAAATAGGTTGGTTGGATACCCATTTGGCTTTAATTGTTCCTGGTGCTTTATTTAATGCCTTTTCAGTATTCCTATTAAGGCAGTTTATTATGGGGATACCAAATGAATTGGAGGAAGCAGCCGTTGTAGATGGAGCAAACCCGTTAAGGATTTTCTGGAGTGTTATTCTTCCTTTAATAAAACCTGCATTAGCAGCAGTAGGTATCTTTAGTTTTATGGGTACCTGGAATAATTTCATGGAGCCATTAATTTATTTAAGTACACCTGATTTATTCACTGTTCCCTTGATGTTGAACTACTTTAAGGGACTATATGCAACTGACTGGGGATTGATGATGGCTGGATCGACAATTTCAATTATACCAGTTTTAATCATATATATTATTGCGCAAAAACATATTATTGAAGGTGTTGCACTAACTGGAATCAAAGGATGA
- a CDS encoding Gfo/Idh/MocA family protein, translated as MKFGIIGTNWITDRFITAAKEHPEFSVGAIYSRTVETGRAFAEKHKVNNVYTDMLEMFQSGDIEAVYIASPNAFHAEQSILAMKNGIHVLCEKPAVTSLNEMDQVIKASKEHQATYMEAMKSTVTPTFLNLKENLAKIGPLRRFVFHYNQYSSRYNKYKEGIIENAFKPELGNGAKTDLGVYCIAPIIHLVGEPKSVLKNTYLLSTGADGQGSMILNYDEFEAVIMYSKISDSHSPNEIQGENGVIEIDKISDPKQIIIKYKDGQTEDISVKHEYDSMYYEVEEFIKCVKNKQIESTINTHAISRSVTKILT; from the coding sequence ATGAAGTTTGGTATTATCGGAACGAATTGGATTACAGATCGATTTATTACAGCAGCAAAAGAACATCCCGAGTTTAGCGTTGGGGCAATCTATTCAAGAACTGTGGAAACAGGGAGAGCGTTTGCAGAGAAACATAAGGTCAATAATGTCTATACAGATATGTTGGAAATGTTTCAAAGTGGCGATATTGAAGCTGTTTACATTGCATCACCAAATGCATTCCATGCGGAACAAAGTATTTTAGCAATGAAAAATGGCATCCATGTTCTTTGTGAAAAGCCGGCTGTCACGTCTTTAAATGAAATGGATCAAGTTATTAAAGCATCTAAAGAGCATCAAGCAACCTATATGGAAGCAATGAAATCCACGGTGACACCTACATTTCTCAACTTGAAAGAGAACTTAGCTAAGATTGGTCCACTACGACGATTCGTATTTCATTATAACCAATACTCTTCGCGTTACAATAAATACAAGGAAGGCATTATTGAAAATGCTTTTAAACCTGAACTTGGAAATGGTGCCAAAACAGACTTAGGTGTTTACTGCATCGCACCTATTATTCATCTAGTTGGAGAACCGAAATCTGTACTCAAAAATACTTATTTACTATCCACTGGTGCAGATGGCCAAGGAAGTATGATCTTAAATTACGATGAATTTGAAGCTGTTATTATGTACTCCAAAATTTCAGATTCCCATTCTCCAAATGAAATACAGGGTGAAAATGGTGTAATCGAAATCGATAAAATTAGTGATCCGAAGCAAATTATTATCAAATACAAAGATGGTCAAACTGAAGATATTTCTGTTAAGCATGAATATGATTCTATGTACTATGAAGTAGAAGAATTTATAAAATGCGTGAAAAATAAACAGATAGAATCTACCATCAATACACATGCAATCTCTCGCAGTGTTACAAAAATTCTTACTTGA
- a CDS encoding aldose epimerase family protein: protein MNIETQDIMSKWKLYTLLNDNGMKVSFLNFGGIITDISVPNRNNQLENVVLGYKNYDDYEENTKFFGAIIGRVAGRIQDSSFTILDQTYSMEANEGGHHLHGGNGGFHQVIWQASPFQTDETIGVKLTHRSLDGEGGYPGTIEVAVTYTLTNNNELILDYSGTSDKTTVLTMTNHSYFNLNGNLTDTIHNHHVTIESDEFVELDAELIPTGKKINVANTPFDFRTGRKLVDGIHSTTTQNRVANHGYDHYFILNQTQQQHISVKEETSGRVMTIKTNQPGVVMYTSNTLDEGLNLAEGQSKPYLGVCFETQASPVSLHHDGFPSVFLKANELYEKQTVFSFGVEG from the coding sequence ATGAACATAGAAACTCAAGATATAATGAGTAAGTGGAAATTATACACGCTATTAAATGATAACGGTATGAAAGTAAGCTTTTTGAATTTCGGTGGCATAATAACTGATATAAGCGTTCCGAATCGAAATAACCAACTAGAAAATGTGGTTCTTGGCTATAAAAATTATGACGATTATGAAGAAAACACGAAATTTTTTGGTGCGATTATTGGCCGTGTTGCCGGAAGAATTCAAGATTCTTCATTCACTATCCTAGATCAAACATATTCAATGGAAGCAAATGAAGGTGGCCATCATTTACATGGAGGAAATGGAGGATTTCATCAGGTAATCTGGCAAGCTAGCCCCTTTCAAACAGATGAAACAATTGGCGTAAAATTAACTCATAGAAGTTTAGATGGCGAAGGTGGATACCCTGGTACTATTGAAGTTGCTGTTACCTATACACTGACTAATAACAATGAGCTCATCCTTGATTATTCAGGGACATCCGACAAAACGACTGTGCTTACTATGACAAATCACTCCTATTTTAATTTAAATGGGAATTTAACCGACACGATTCACAACCATCATGTTACAATCGAGAGTGATGAATTTGTTGAACTTGATGCGGAACTAATTCCAACCGGTAAAAAGATCAATGTAGCGAATACGCCATTTGATTTCCGAACTGGAAGAAAGCTCGTTGACGGTATTCACTCCACAACAACACAAAATAGAGTTGCAAATCATGGATATGATCATTACTTTATTCTCAATCAAACGCAACAACAACACATCAGTGTAAAAGAAGAAACAAGTGGCCGTGTGATGACGATTAAGACCAACCAACCAGGTGTCGTTATGTACACATCAAATACCCTCGATGAAGGACTCAATCTAGCAGAAGGACAATCAAAACCTTATTTAGGTGTCTGTTTTGAAACACAAGCCTCCCCTGTATCCTTGCATCACGATGGCTTCCCGTCCGTTTTCTTAAAGGCTAATGAATTGTATGAAAAACAGACAGTGTTTTCTTTTGGTGTTGAGGGCTAG
- a CDS encoding UDP-glucose--hexose-1-phosphate uridylyltransferase codes for MIYQHIKGLIKKAVDVELINDGDQIYVTNQVLTLLHLESISATTADITDDTIPNLLDKIIAYAIGNNVIDDVFDDKEILSASIMNSFVARPSVVNETFRKKYNNSPKEATDYFYELSKNSNYIQMNRIKKNIHFKAETIYGNMDITINMSKPEKDPEQIKRESELKHNVDYPKCLLCIENEGYAGRTGYPARANHRIIQVPLINENWYLQYSPYVYYNEHGILLAEEHRDMKITKETFERLLTFIAKFPHYFIGSNADLPIVGGSILNHDHYQTGSYDFPMTYAKNALSFTLEKFPNITASVLEWPLTTIRLQGDEIEPLIQAADHVLTTWKNYSDEEAGIKAFSNDTPHNTITPIARMHGNKFELDLVLRNNRTTEKHPLGLFHPHADVHHIKKENIGLIEVMGLAVLPARLKDELTEIKKFLLDQTSAVAPYHQQWAKQLKENYGELSNLEQIEPILEKELGIKFAKVLGDAGVFKVPSECERFIKTLN; via the coding sequence ATGATTTACCAACATATTAAAGGACTCATAAAAAAAGCTGTCGATGTTGAGCTAATCAATGATGGTGATCAGATTTATGTGACGAACCAAGTACTTACACTGCTCCATCTCGAATCTATATCTGCAACTACTGCAGATATAACGGATGACACAATCCCCAATCTACTCGACAAAATCATTGCCTATGCTATCGGAAATAACGTCATTGACGACGTATTTGATGACAAAGAAATACTTTCCGCTTCGATTATGAATTCCTTTGTCGCTCGGCCATCTGTTGTCAATGAGACTTTTCGAAAAAAATATAATAACTCTCCTAAGGAAGCTACAGATTATTTTTATGAGTTAAGTAAAAACAGTAATTATATTCAGATGAACCGCATCAAGAAAAACATCCATTTTAAAGCAGAAACAATCTATGGTAATATGGACATTACCATTAACATGTCAAAACCCGAGAAAGATCCTGAACAAATCAAGAGAGAAAGTGAATTGAAACATAATGTTGATTATCCAAAATGTTTATTATGCATTGAAAACGAAGGATATGCAGGCCGAACAGGTTATCCAGCTAGAGCAAATCATCGTATTATTCAAGTGCCGCTCATAAATGAAAATTGGTATCTACAATATTCACCCTATGTCTATTATAATGAACATGGTATTTTACTAGCTGAAGAACATCGTGACATGAAAATCACTAAAGAAACTTTCGAACGCTTGCTTACTTTTATAGCGAAATTCCCACATTATTTCATTGGTTCAAATGCCGATTTACCTATAGTAGGTGGGTCAATTTTGAATCATGATCATTACCAAACAGGAAGCTATGATTTCCCTATGACATATGCAAAAAACGCATTGTCATTTACGTTAGAAAAGTTTCCAAACATAACGGCATCTGTCCTGGAATGGCCATTAACAACCATCCGCTTGCAGGGAGATGAAATAGAACCCTTGATTCAAGCAGCTGACCATGTACTTACCACATGGAAAAATTATAGTGATGAGGAAGCGGGTATCAAAGCCTTTAGTAATGATACCCCACATAATACAATCACACCGATTGCCCGAATGCATGGTAACAAGTTTGAACTCGATCTTGTCTTACGGAACAATCGAACAACTGAGAAACATCCACTAGGACTTTTCCACCCACATGCCGATGTCCATCATATTAAAAAAGAGAATATTGGGCTTATCGAAGTAATGGGTCTGGCAGTTTTACCAGCTCGTCTGAAAGATGAATTAACTGAAATCAAGAAGTTTTTACTAGATCAAACAAGTGCCGTAGCCCCCTATCATCAACAATGGGCAAAACAGCTGAAAGAAAACTATGGAGAATTATCAAACCTTGAACAAATTGAACCCATATTAGAAAAAGAACTTGGGATTAAGTTCGCCAAAGTACTTGGAGATGCAGGCGTTTTTAAAGTACCAAGTGAGTGTGAACGATTTATCAAAACATTAAATTGA
- the galE gene encoding UDP-glucose 4-epimerase GalE translates to MSVLVLGGAGYIGSHAVYQLIDQQSDVVVIDNLQTGHRHAVHPDATFYEGDIREISFMRSVFTNESIDAVIHFAANSLVGESMEKPLDYFDNNVYGTQVLLQVMTEFEVKKIVFSSTAATYGEPESVPITEEMPTNPTSTYGETKLTMEKMMKWCEQAYGIRYIALRYFNVAGARESGEIGEDHHPETHLVPIILQAALAQRSHITVFGEDYNTLDGTCIRDYVHVEDLINAHLLALNYLNNNGKSDIFNLGSNQGFSVKEMIDTARAVTGKEIPEKSGERRAGDPSILIASSDKAATILGWQPTRTSIEKIIQDAWNWHVNNPTGYQKDVTGK, encoded by the coding sequence ATGAGTGTATTAGTTCTAGGTGGAGCAGGATATATCGGTTCACATGCGGTTTATCAGTTAATTGATCAACAATCGGATGTCGTAGTGATTGATAATCTACAAACCGGACATAGGCATGCTGTCCATCCCGATGCAACATTTTACGAAGGTGATATTCGTGAAATCTCGTTTATGCGTAGCGTATTTACTAATGAATCTATTGATGCAGTTATCCATTTTGCAGCGAATTCCCTTGTCGGTGAATCTATGGAAAAACCGCTGGATTACTTTGATAATAACGTCTATGGTACACAAGTATTATTGCAAGTCATGACAGAGTTTGAAGTCAAAAAAATTGTCTTTTCATCCACAGCAGCCACTTACGGAGAGCCAGAATCAGTCCCTATTACTGAAGAAATGCCTACTAATCCGACAAGTACTTATGGAGAAACAAAACTGACGATGGAAAAAATGATGAAATGGTGCGAACAAGCCTATGGAATTCGCTATATAGCATTACGCTATTTCAATGTGGCGGGTGCGCGAGAATCAGGAGAAATCGGCGAGGACCATCATCCCGAAACACATCTTGTACCAATCATTCTCCAAGCAGCGCTCGCACAACGTTCACACATCACTGTTTTTGGTGAAGATTATAATACGCTAGATGGCACATGTATCCGTGATTATGTCCATGTGGAAGATCTTATCAATGCACATCTTTTAGCACTTAATTATTTAAACAATAATGGAAAAAGTGATATTTTCAACCTTGGTAGTAATCAAGGGTTTTCAGTCAAAGAAATGATTGATACAGCAAGGGCAGTTACAGGTAAAGAAATCCCTGAGAAATCAGGTGAACGTCGTGCGGGTGATCCTAGTATTCTAATCGCAAGCTCTGATAAAGCTGCTACTATTTTAGGGTGGCAACCAACGCGAACTTCTATTGAAAAAATCATTCAGGATGCTTGGAACTGGCATGTCAATAACCCAACTGGTTATCAGAAGGACGTGACAGGTAAATGA
- a CDS encoding galactokinase — MKKQDLFNEFQSIFNTAETPRTFFAPGRINLIGEHTDYNGGHVFPAAISFGTYALAHKRHDQKLRFHSLNFPQIGIIECDLSNLVFNKAHEWANFPKGMINSMRESGFKITTGMDILFYGDIPNSAGLSSSASIEMVTGALLEGLFDLTIERVKMIQLGQKVENDYIGVNSGIMDQFAIGKGKKGHAILLNCQTLAFNYAPIELADHVIIIINTNKKRTLAGSKYNERRAQCEQALANLQTILQIKSLGDLTKDQFEEHKHLISSETNQKRAKHAVYENLRTIEALQQLQQGNLEAFGQLMNESHKSLQQDYEVTGIELDTIVRAAWDQPGVVGARMTGAGFGGCAIAIVKKDKVDSFKNNVNNIYSEKIGYEASFYTATISDGARELTEGVY, encoded by the coding sequence TTGAAAAAACAAGATTTATTCAATGAATTTCAATCAATCTTTAACACTGCCGAAACACCACGCACATTTTTTGCACCAGGGCGAATTAATTTGATTGGTGAACATACCGATTATAATGGCGGTCATGTGTTCCCTGCAGCAATCTCATTCGGGACATACGCACTTGCCCACAAACGCCATGATCAAAAGTTGCGTTTTCACTCGCTAAACTTCCCTCAAATAGGGATAATTGAATGTGATCTTTCCAATTTAGTCTTTAACAAAGCACATGAGTGGGCTAACTTCCCTAAAGGCATGATTAACTCTATGAGAGAAAGTGGATTCAAAATAACGACTGGAATGGATATCTTATTTTATGGCGACATCCCAAATAGTGCTGGACTTTCTTCATCTGCTTCTATTGAAATGGTTACCGGTGCCCTCTTAGAAGGCCTATTTGATTTGACAATTGAGCGTGTAAAGATGATTCAGCTTGGGCAAAAAGTAGAAAATGATTATATCGGTGTCAACAGTGGAATTATGGATCAATTTGCAATTGGTAAAGGTAAAAAAGGGCATGCCATCCTATTAAACTGCCAAACATTAGCTTTTAACTATGCACCAATTGAGCTTGCTGACCACGTGATTATCATCATTAATACCAATAAAAAACGAACACTCGCTGGTTCAAAATATAATGAACGCCGCGCGCAATGTGAGCAGGCTTTAGCGAACTTACAAACTATACTTCAAATTAAAAGTCTTGGCGATTTAACGAAAGATCAATTTGAAGAACACAAACACCTCATTTCTAGTGAAACAAATCAAAAACGTGCAAAACATGCTGTCTATGAGAACCTACGGACAATTGAGGCCCTCCAGCAATTACAACAAGGTAATTTAGAGGCCTTTGGTCAATTGATGAATGAATCACATAAATCACTTCAACAAGATTATGAAGTAACAGGCATCGAACTTGATACGATTGTCAGGGCAGCATGGGATCAACCAGGCGTTGTGGGTGCTCGCATGACTGGCGCCGGTTTTGGTGGTTGTGCGATTGCAATTGTTAAAAAGGATAAAGTGGATAGCTTTAAGAACAATGTAAATAATATCTATAGTGAAAAAATTGGTTATGAGGCATCATTTTACACCGCTACAATTAGTGACGGAGCAAGAGAACTTACTGAAGGAGTGTACTAG
- a CDS encoding Gfo/Idh/MocA family protein, which produces MKVGMIGTGYFSMFHAKILSELADVEITAIYGTSIEKAELMAAKFTHAKGYDNLYSMLDAIRLDVVYICVPPMSHGEIELELIKRGIPFFVEKPLSQDNEIPLTILTEIKQESLLTSVGYQYRYSDSIAHLKSILNGQNVGIVLGQYMGSMPKVPWWRTHASSGGQFVEQTTHIVDLLRFICGEVEEVYAVFGNQILSAKDKSVTVADVGTVTLKLHNGIVANISNTCILPESVGKSGITLFTDQGMLDWSSKRLEITMKGLTTDYIDTVNPYQTESEVFINAVRTADSSKILSDYEDAYKTHKVTLAALESAMKGTPVKLSHAF; this is translated from the coding sequence ATGAAAGTAGGGATGATTGGAACAGGTTACTTCAGTATGTTCCATGCAAAGATTTTATCGGAATTAGCAGATGTCGAGATAACAGCCATATATGGCACAAGTATAGAAAAAGCGGAGTTAATGGCAGCGAAGTTTACGCATGCGAAAGGGTATGACAATTTGTATAGTATGCTTGACGCGATTCGCTTGGATGTCGTCTATATTTGTGTCCCACCTATGTCTCATGGAGAGATTGAACTGGAGTTAATTAAGCGAGGGATTCCATTTTTTGTTGAGAAACCATTGAGTCAAGACAATGAAATTCCTTTAACAATATTAACGGAAATCAAGCAAGAATCTTTGCTTACATCAGTAGGTTATCAATATCGCTATAGTGATTCGATTGCGCATCTAAAAAGTATACTAAATGGCCAGAATGTTGGTATTGTCCTAGGGCAATATATGGGGAGCATGCCCAAAGTACCATGGTGGAGAACTCATGCTAGTTCTGGGGGACAATTCGTCGAACAGACTACGCATATTGTCGATTTACTTCGCTTTATTTGTGGGGAAGTCGAAGAAGTTTATGCGGTATTTGGTAACCAGATTCTTTCGGCAAAAGACAAATCTGTCACAGTTGCGGATGTAGGAACGGTAACGTTGAAACTACATAACGGGATTGTGGCTAATATTTCGAATACTTGCATACTTCCAGAAAGTGTTGGGAAATCTGGAATCACCTTATTTACAGATCAGGGAATGCTCGATTGGTCATCCAAGCGTTTAGAGATTACGATGAAAGGGTTAACAACTGACTATATCGATACAGTTAATCCTTATCAAACAGAAAGTGAAGTATTTATCAATGCAGTAAGGACGGCTGACTCATCTAAAATTTTATCTGACTACGAAGATGCTTATAAGACACATAAAGTAACCTTAGCTGCTTTAGAATCGGCAATGAAGGGTACTCCTGTGAAATTGAGCCATGCATTTTGA
- a CDS encoding Cof-type HAD-IIB family hydrolase → MIQLIAIDMDGTILSPDHSISAKNKQAILAAQSNGIEVVIATGRSFSEAFGPVRDSGLNLSYICLNGAEVRDDLGELISATHIVEADIKKITSILEAHTIDYQLFIDKLIYTKSIKDQMDTFVQLAKAANQIPPIDKILQEIMERVEQGFIVQLDSFDELINQRGSEIYKVFGTSYNRLQLDNARNALQLLPGLAISSSGAGNLEITDINAQKGIAVEQYAKSKGISMANVMVIGDSYNDLSMMERAGHSVAMGNAPVDIKTACTAITTTNEYDGVGMAIEAILQHQN, encoded by the coding sequence ATGATACAACTAATTGCAATAGATATGGATGGAACAATATTAAGTCCTGACCACTCCATCAGTGCAAAAAATAAGCAAGCGATTTTAGCTGCTCAGTCGAATGGAATCGAGGTTGTAATTGCAACTGGAAGAAGTTTTTCTGAAGCCTTTGGTCCTGTTAGGGATAGCGGATTGAATCTTTCATATATTTGTCTGAATGGTGCCGAAGTTAGAGATGACTTAGGAGAATTGATTTCAGCAACTCATATCGTCGAAGCTGATATAAAAAAAATCACATCTATTTTAGAGGCACACACGATAGATTATCAATTATTTATTGATAAGCTCATTTATACTAAAAGCATCAAAGATCAAATGGATACTTTCGTTCAACTCGCTAAAGCCGCGAACCAAATCCCCCCTATCGATAAAATCCTTCAAGAAATAATGGAGAGAGTAGAACAAGGTTTTATCGTCCAACTTGATTCATTTGATGAGCTAATTAACCAACGCGGAAGTGAAATTTATAAAGTATTTGGAACATCTTATAATAGACTGCAATTAGATAATGCAAGAAATGCACTTCAACTGCTACCTGGACTTGCTATCAGTTCTTCTGGAGCAGGAAATCTCGAGATTACAGATATCAATGCTCAAAAAGGGATTGCAGTTGAACAATATGCTAAGAGCAAAGGAATTTCAATGGCTAATGTCATGGTAATTGGTGATAGCTATAATGATCTATCCATGATGGAACGTGCAGGACACTCTGTTGCAATGGGTAATGCTCCAGTAGATATTAAAACTGCTTGTACTGCAATTACAACAACCAATGAATATGACGGTGTTGGGATGGCAATTGAGGCTATTCTGCAACATCAAAATTAA
- a CDS encoding carbohydrate ABC transporter substrate-binding protein: protein MKSVFGKMVVLLAIFAVILAGCSNGKEAGKEDTPAKGEDANVESKELEVTVFQGGYGDAFWKQLAVNFEKANPGTKVTVTANPDIGEMIRPKIIAGNPPDIVYLNQTDPSGVTQGMIKEHGFTDLTDLFAGNALDEAVPLKDKILPGVLESVYMSPYGDGKIYLAPYNYNVMGLWYNKTLFDDKGIALPKTWDEFIALNQVAKDNDRALFTYQGTVPGYLEEILIPAVYSLGGQEALDQMLNYDPEFWKTETALTALGIFEKIAKEDNALMNGTVALDHTQSQTSFMQGKAMFIPNGNWFEGEMAEAPREDGFEFGFLGIPTFNDNDPLLALNSIEQMYIPKGAANPELAKEFLKFMYTEENVKLNGELTKASMAIVGAADLVADYLSESSYNVFKAVESGMYSMSGNFAPVPTGVNVDPREVLFDQVASIMNDDMTIQEWADKMYDVYSKVAEKKE from the coding sequence ATGAAATCTGTTTTTGGTAAAATGGTTGTGTTACTGGCTATTTTCGCAGTGATTCTGGCGGGTTGCAGTAATGGGAAAGAAGCCGGGAAAGAAGATACACCAGCTAAAGGTGAAGATGCCAACGTTGAAAGTAAAGAGTTAGAAGTTACCGTTTTCCAAGGTGGGTATGGGGATGCATTTTGGAAACAGCTCGCTGTAAACTTTGAAAAAGCGAATCCTGGCACAAAAGTAACTGTGACAGCAAATCCGGATATCGGGGAAATGATTAGACCTAAAATTATTGCAGGAAATCCACCTGATATCGTATATCTTAACCAAACAGATCCTTCCGGTGTCACGCAAGGTATGATTAAAGAACATGGCTTTACTGATTTGACTGATTTATTTGCAGGAAATGCATTAGATGAAGCGGTTCCATTAAAAGATAAAATTTTACCTGGTGTATTGGAATCTGTTTATATGTCACCATACGGTGATGGTAAGATTTACCTTGCACCGTATAACTATAATGTAATGGGTCTTTGGTACAATAAAACACTATTTGATGATAAAGGCATTGCATTACCAAAAACATGGGATGAATTTATTGCGTTAAATCAAGTTGCAAAAGATAATGATCGTGCATTGTTCACATATCAGGGAACTGTACCTGGCTATTTAGAAGAAATCTTAATTCCAGCTGTATATTCACTTGGTGGGCAAGAAGCATTAGACCAGATGTTGAATTATGATCCTGAGTTTTGGAAAACAGAAACAGCACTTACTGCATTAGGGATTTTTGAAAAGATTGCGAAAGAAGATAATGCTTTAATGAACGGAACGGTTGCTCTAGATCATACACAATCACAAACATCCTTTATGCAAGGGAAAGCTATGTTTATTCCAAATGGTAACTGGTTTGAAGGGGAAATGGCAGAAGCGCCAAGAGAAGATGGTTTTGAATTCGGGTTTCTTGGAATACCAACTTTCAATGACAATGATCCGCTTCTTGCATTGAATTCCATTGAGCAAATGTATATCCCTAAAGGAGCTGCTAATCCAGAGCTTGCGAAAGAATTTTTGAAATTTATGTACACAGAAGAGAATGTTAAGTTGAATGGTGAATTAACAAAAGCATCAATGGCGATAGTGGGTGCGGCTGATTTAGTTGCAGATTACTTGTCGGAATCGTCTTATAATGTCTTTAAAGCGGTTGAATCGGGCATGTACTCGATGTCTGGTAACTTTGCACCTGTACCAACAGGCGTAAATGTCGACCCTCGTGAAGTATTATTTGATCAAGTAGCTAGTATTATGAATGATGATATGACAATTCAAGAATGGGCGGACAAAATGTACGATGTCTATTCAAAGGTTGCAGAAAAAAAGGAGTAA
- a CDS encoding carbohydrate ABC transporter permease — protein sequence MKSKERTAFILFCILPTLLIFSVFIVYPVTQVFIKSMFSSSGFGGNQEFIGLDNFVELFKDDVFLKSLKNTGFLMLVVPVITLFLSLVFASILSFGELREKHLYRTIFFFPSILSFVVIGILWAFIYHPNMGIINEVLNWMGLDQFALTWLGSKDTVLWAIALVMVWQAVGYYMVMYLAGMDSIPRELYEAASLDGANAVQQFFKITVPMLWEIIRITIIFSINGVLNISFVLVIVMTSGGPNNSSQVALTYMYKQAFVNANFGYAMAIAVIVFCVSLLLSFISNKLTEREIH from the coding sequence ATGAAAAGTAAAGAGCGAACGGCTTTTATACTATTTTGTATCTTGCCGACATTGCTTATTTTTTCGGTATTTATTGTCTATCCGGTAACACAAGTATTCATTAAATCGATGTTTAGTAGCTCGGGCTTTGGAGGTAATCAGGAGTTTATCGGATTGGATAACTTTGTCGAATTGTTTAAAGATGATGTGTTCCTAAAATCATTAAAAAACACGGGTTTTCTTATGCTTGTTGTACCTGTAATTACATTGTTCTTATCATTAGTGTTTGCATCGATTTTATCCTTCGGTGAATTAAGAGAAAAACATCTCTATCGCACTATTTTCTTTTTCCCTAGCATCTTATCCTTTGTGGTGATTGGGATTCTTTGGGCTTTCATTTATCATCCCAATATGGGAATCATTAATGAAGTTCTAAATTGGATGGGGTTAGATCAGTTTGCACTAACCTGGCTAGGTAGTAAAGATACGGTCTTATGGGCCATTGCACTTGTAATGGTTTGGCAAGCCGTCGGTTACTATATGGTTATGTATCTTGCTGGAATGGATAGCATTCCAAGAGAGTTGTATGAAGCAGCCTCGTTAGATGGGGCGAATGCGGTTCAGCAATTTTTCAAGATTACGGTTCCTATGCTATGGGAAATCATACGAATTACAATTATTTTTAGTATTAACGGCGTATTGAATATCAGTTTTGTCCTTGTCATTGTCATGACTTCAGGTGGACCGAATAATTCCTCACAAGTCGCGTTGACCTATATGTATAAACAGGCTTTTGTAAATGCTAATTTTGGCTATGCAATGGCCATTGCCGTAATCGTCTTCTGTGTGTCGTTACTGCTGTCGTTTATTAGCAATAAACTAACAGAACGTGAGATTCACTAG